Proteins encoded in a region of the Panthera uncia isolate 11264 chromosome B2 unlocalized genomic scaffold, Puncia_PCG_1.0 HiC_scaffold_24, whole genome shotgun sequence genome:
- the PSMB1 gene encoding proteasome subunit beta type-1 has translation MLSTAAGCWGPGRDLALEPHSAAGPLEMRFSPYAFNGGSLLAIAGEDFSIVASDTRLSEGYSIHTRDSPKCYRLTDKTVIGCSGFHGDCLTLTKIIEARLKMYKHSNNKTMTTGAIAAMLSTILYSRRFFPYYVYNIIGGLDEEGKGAVYSFDPVGSYQRDSFKAGGSASAMLQPLLDNQVGFKNMQNVEHVPLSLDRAMRLVKDVFISAAERDVYTGDALKICIVTKEGIREETVPLRKD, from the exons ATGTTGTCGACGGCCGCGGGGTGCTGGGGACCCGGCAGAGACCTGGCGCTGGAGCCCCACAGCGCCGCCGGCCCTTTGGAGATGCGCTTTTCGCCCTACGCTTTCAACGGAGGGT ccctcttggCAATCGCTGGAGAAGATTTTTCAATTGTGGCTTCTGACACTCGATTGAGTGAAGGATATTCAATTCACACCAGGGACAGCCCCAAGTGTTACAGACT AACAGACAAAACAGTCATTGGATGCAGCGGGTTTCATGGAGACTGTCTTACCCTAACAAAGATTATTGAAGCAAGACTAAAG ATGTATAAACATTCCAATAACAAGACCATGACTACAGGGGCGATTGCTGCAATGTTGTCTACAATCCTCTATTCAAGGCGCTTCTTTCCATACTATGTTTACAACATCATCGGGGGACTGGATGAAGAAG ggaagGGAGCTGTGTACAGCTTTGACCCAGTAGGGTCCTACCAGAGAGACTCCTTCAAGGCCGGAGGCTCAGCAAGTGCCATGCTACAGCCCCTGCTTGACAACCAG GTTGGTTTTAAGAACATGCAGAATGTGGAGCATGTCCCACTGTCCTTGGACAGAGCCATGCGGCTTGTGAAAGATGTCTTCATTTCAGCGGCAGAGAGGGACGTGTACACTGGGGATGCACTCAAAATCTGCATCGTGACCAAGGAGGGCATCAGGGAGGAGACCGTTCCCCTGAGGAAGGATTGA